The Alkalihalophilus pseudofirmus nucleotide sequence ACGAAACAATTCCTCCCTGAGAATGCTATTGAAGCAGTCAAACGTCATGGAGATAAGCCAAGGATCATCACGTATCACAGTGACGATGAGCAGGTAGAGAAATTAATAGCCTCTCTCCATCAATTTGAACAGAGCGAATTTAAAACGTGTGGTATTATTTGCAAAACAGAAGCTATGGTACAAACGTTAGATGGAGTTTTGCGTGAGAAATTTACGTTCACACGACTAGATGAAGAAAGCTCTAGCTTTTCAGAAGGAATTACACTTACTACCGTTCAGCTGGCTAAAGGACTTGAATTTGATCAAGTAATTGTTCCTTTTGTGAGTGGCAGTGCATACAGAAATGAGTTTGAAAAAGGATTATTGTATGTGGCTTGCACCCGTGCTATGCATCAACTCATTGTTATGCAAGACGCAGACGATCCGTCGCAATTGATTATAGAGAATCAAAATTAAACCGTAAGCAGGTGGTTGGGGTGTATCGAACAAAAGAAATGGCACAATTAGTGGGCGTGCACCCTAACACTGTGCGGATTTATGAAGACTGGGGCTATATCTCCCCTGTTCCTAGAAAAGAAAATGGATATCGAATCTATTCAGAAGTCCACTTGCTGCAAATGAAGATAGCCCGATTATTGTTTACATGTGAAATTGTGCAAGGAGATATGAGAAATCGAGCAAGACAAATCGTATATGCTTCAGGTAAAGAAGATTTCCAAGGCGCCCTGCAGTTAACAATCCAATACATCACTCATTTGGAGATGGAGTATCACCATGCTGTAAAAGCGGCAGATGTTGTGGAGAAATGGCTGAGGAAAGAGTCCGTACAAGGTAATCAAACGTACTCCAGAAAAGAAGTGGCCAAGCTTTTAAGTGTCACACCTGAGGCATTACGTAATTGGGAACGGAACGGTCTAATTTCAGTCCCGCGGCTTGAGAATGGATTCAGAGTTTATGGTGAAAAGGAAGTGGAACAGCTGCGTGTGATTCGCAGTTTGAGACAAGCTCATTATTCTCTCAATGCGATTTTAAGGCTGTTTAGTACAATTAAGCCTCCAGGTTCTGCAGTAATTGAGATCCTTGATACACCATCAGAAAGCGAAGATATCGTTTCTGTGACAGATCAATTAATCACCTCTTTAACACTGGCTATTACATATGCTGATGATGCCAAAAAAATATTAGTTGGTTATCTAAAAATGAATAAGACGACTGCAAAATGACTTAAATTGAGTAACAAATTAGGCATTTTACACATGTTTTAAACGACAGCATACATTAATTGAAACGAATAAAAGAGGAGTGAATGTTATCTTGAGAAATGGATATTTTAGGCAAGCTGGTCCTTCTTTTACTTCACAGCCACACCATTATTCCTATCATCCTTCTTATACATTTCAACCTAACTACACACCTTTATCACAGAATTATGCTTACCAAACCTCTCCTTATGTACCTAATCAAATAAACCAAACTAGTGTGCCAAACTTACCATTATCGCGAAATCAAACGGACCAAACCTCTTTTAATGTACCTCATCCCGGTCCTCATCAAAATTGGATTTATCAACCAAGTGATACGTACTTTTTCTTGGGAGACCATAACGCGAGCTACTACATTTTTCCGTATGAAGCTGATCCCACTACCGAAATTGTCATCAGAGGGCGATATCCCTATGCACGCTATTTCACCTTTAATGTAGCAAATATTCCAACTCATCGTTTAGTTGATGCCATAGTTGGTAAGGATTTAATTCCTGATCCAGGCAGTACGAACCCCTTTTTGCCTGGTGCGAATTGGGATGCAACAAACCGTAACTATACGTTGAAAATCCGTTTTACTGAACCTCCTGAGGGATCAACTCTTTTTGTTCCTGATGCGGGTAATAATGTTATTTATGCTGGGTCTCTTGAAAGTGGTGCACCAAATAGAACCGGGTTTATTATATTAAGAATTTACGTTCCGAGTATAGGCTATGATAAAACAGGAGGTGTCGATCTTCCTTTTATCACTTATGCACAAAATAGCAGTCTCCCCTCTGTTGCATTTCAAACCACAACTCAGCAGCATCAGCTGGATTTTTATGACTTTATGAATCTAAATGAAGTTGCTAATATGATTACAAGAAATAACATAGAGATCGACTTTAGAGAGAACGTCGATTTAACATGGAAGCGTTTTGGACCAGAATTTCTTCAGCCTGAAGGAAATACCATCTATACCATTTCCAACCTAATTGACAGGGGCCCTAATAAGTTGTTATATATTCGCTGGAAAGCTCCTACGTTCCCGGATACGTATCATAATTTCGGGATCACAGGCAATGAAGATATGCAATATTGGAGCATGAATTTTGTCACACCAGTTGGTATGTTGGGACTATATACTATTTCAGATTATCAGACAATTATTGATCATGAAGGGTATGTAAATCTAGTGATAAGCTTTGGAGCCCCACGTCCATCATCTGTCACCTCCGAGAATGGTTATACTTGGATTGACGCTAGCCAGCTTCCATTAGTCCCTCTTTTCCTTATTTACAGAAATAATCAAATATCTGAAGACTTCATTCAATATACAGCGGCCGATATTCCTCCGGGCGAAATCGTGACACCTCAAGACATGGGAGAATACTATCAATCTGGTATATACTTAGATCCTATGGATTTTGAGCAGATATAATAAAGAGTGTTGGCATAGCTTGCCAACACTCATTTAGCATTTCTCCACCTAGTCTATAAGAAAAGGCAGACTGTAATAGCGCAGTCTGCCTTCTCGTGCATTTATTAGTTATACCCACCACATGTTCCCTGGTTGTTCACGGATTAATACTGACTGCAAATTTCTAACGGCTGTTGCGAAGCCTTCGTTGATCGACATAATTGGGTCTTCATGTTCAATACTGACCACATAATCATAACCATATGTTCGTAATGCGCTGATAATATTGGACCATTCATGAATGCTATGACCTAAGCCGACCGAGCGGAAGTTCCATGCCCTCGTTTGAATTTCACCGTATGGCTGCATGTCCGTTAGACCATACATATTTACATTATCTTGATCAATATAAGTATCCTTTGCATGGAAATGATGAATAGCATTTTTCTTTCCGAGAATTTTAATGGCCGCTACTGGATCAATACCTTGCCACCAAAGGTGACTTGGGTCTAGGTTTGCTCCAATGGCATCACACGTTTCTTCTCTTAACTTCAGCATCGTGTGAGGGGAATGAACTAAAAATCCTCCATGTAATTCTAGACCAATTTTTACTGAGTGCTCTTCTGCAAACTGGCCAACTTCTTTCCAATAAGGGATTAACTTCTCTTCCCACTGCCATTTTAAGATGTCACTATAATCATTTGGCCAAGGGGCAATCGGCCAGTTTGGGTATGTGGCATTCTCACTATCTCCTGGTGTTCCAGAAAAACAATTAACAACAGGGACATGTAGGAGTTCTGCTAATTGAATGGTTTTTATAAGTGTCTCATGGCTCTCTTTGGCAAATGATTTATTAGGTGTTAATGGGTTGCCGTGAGCACTGAGCGCACTGATCATTAATCCTCTTGATTCAATCGCTTGCATGTATTTTTTTCGTTCCTGTTCTGAATCAAGCAGAACATCTAGTGGACAATGATTGTTGCCAGGATAACCGCCTGTTCCGATCTCAATAGCATCCAGACCTGCTTCTTTTACGTAATCTAGCATGTCTTCAAAAGACTTTTCAGCAAATAAAACAGTAAAAACTCCTAATTTCACTTTTCCAACCTCCCTCTAAAGTTGTACAATCGTTTTTGTTTTCTTTGATTCTAGTGCTGCTAATATCACTTTTAAAGATTTATAGCCTTCTTCACCAGGTACAGGTGGTGACGTGTTATTTTTTATAGCATCAACAAATTGATCGATTACATGGGTTGTTGTTTGACCGCCCGCTTCATTAGATTGAATTTTTGCTAATTCATAATTGACGGTTTCCCCATTTTGATATTGCAGAATCAGCGAGTAGTTCGGATCATCTTCAAGTCGGATAATCCCTTTTTCTCCATAAATCACGGTTGAATTATCAGCTACAGGTGAATACGCCCAGCTGGCCGTTAAGGTTCCGATGATTCCACCTTCCATTTTTAAAATACAAACCGCATTATCATCAACTGTCGTATCTTCCTTTGCGTTGGTCTCTACCATTGCCCCTACTTCGAGAACTTCTTTTCCGAGAATATAACGGATTAAATCAGATTTATGAACACCTAAATCACCCATTGCCCCAATAAAGGCCTCATCCTTCCTAAAGAACCAGCTTCCCTTTCCATCAATACTCCAACCCTCAGGCCCTCCATGTCCGAATGTTGTCCGGAAACTATACACCTTACCGATTTCTCCTGCTTCAATTAACTTTTTTGCCCTTTGGTGCGAAGCCACGAAACGCTGATTGTGGGCAATCATTAATTTCTTACCATTTTCCTCTGCAGCCAGAATCATCGCTTCTGCTTCTTCTTTAGACGTAGCCATAGGCTTTTCACATAATACATGCTTGCCGCTGTTTAAAGAGGCTATGGTCACCTCGGCATGTAGATAATTGGGTAAACAAACACTGATTGCATCCAAGTCTTCGTTTGTCAGTAACTCTTTATAATCAAAATAGGCTTTAGCTTTGTACTCGTTTGCGACCTCGTAAGCTCGCTGTTCATTGATGTCACAGACTGCTGCAATTTCCACCTGGTTGTTTGCCTCGTATTCAATCAGATGACGTTTTTGTGCAATACTACCGCAACCAATAATTCCTACTTTTAATTTCCCCATTACTATTCCTCCCACGAACGAATTTATTTGATTAAGAAATCTTTCTGTGGTACTAATGTTGGCTTTTGACATGTACTTTCTAGAAAGTAGTGACTATTTGTTTCTGATGCCATAAGCAATCCATGCATGATTTCAAGTACATGTAAGGCAAGTTCACCATTCGCTCGATGCTCATCATTCTTTCTAATGGCCAGCGCCATATTGCCGACTCCAATTCCTCTACTATTCTCGGTAAATTGAAATAAGATCGGGATCTCTTCCCACGTGTTCGCCCCAGGCCGCTTTAATAGAATTGGTCCACCAAATGTATTAGGATCAGGGACACTTAGCGTTCCTTCCGTACCATGAATCTCCATCCTTGGCACCTGAGATCCCCAAACATCGAAGCTGGTAATTAAAGTTGCAACGGTACCTTCTTTGAAATCGAGTACTCCAGAAATATGAGTTGGAGTATGTACTTGTATCTTTTTACCATATAAAGGTTTACTTTTAATCGTTCTCTCACTAACTGAGATACTTGCTGACGCTGTTACACGCTTAACTGGACCTAGTAAATAAATTAACGTTGTTAAATAATAAGGCCCCATATCAAATAATGGCCCTCCGCCTTCTTGATAGAAAAAGTTTGGATTCGGGTGCCATGCTTCCGGACCATGCCCCATCATAAATGCATTGGCGGCAACCGGCCTCCCTATCCACCCGTCATCTATCAATTTCCGGCACATTTGAATGCCTCCACCAAGAAAGGTGTCAGGAGCAGAGCCAACCAGCAAGCCCTTTTCTTTTGCTAATTCTAGTATTCTTTTCCCGTCCTCCACTTTTATAGCGATAGGTTTTTCTACGTATACGTGTTTTCCGGCATGAAGTGCTTCTAAACACAAGGAAACATGGGCAGCTGGAGGGGTTAAATTGATTATTAATTCAATATCTTTGCTGTCTAGCATTTCTTGTACAGTGTAAACATGTTCAACTTGATGTTTAGCTGCAGCCTGATGTGCTTTTTCTAGGTCTAGATCCGCACAGGCAGCTACCTCTAGAACATCTAGCTCTTTGCAATTAGTGAAATAGATGTCACTAATATTTCCACAACCGACTATACCAACCTTTACTTTATCCACTCTTTTTAACTCCTTTTTTATAAGTAACCGTTATCCTTTCACAGCTCCTCCAGTAAGTCCCTTTACTACACGTTCTTGTGCTAGGATGAATAAAAGCAGTACTGGTAAACTTGCAAGTGTC carries:
- a CDS encoding sugar phosphate isomerase/epimerase family protein; translated protein: MKLGVFTVLFAEKSFEDMLDYVKEAGLDAIEIGTGGYPGNNHCPLDVLLDSEQERKKYMQAIESRGLMISALSAHGNPLTPNKSFAKESHETLIKTIQLAELLHVPVVNCFSGTPGDSENATYPNWPIAPWPNDYSDILKWQWEEKLIPYWKEVGQFAEEHSVKIGLELHGGFLVHSPHTMLKLREETCDAIGANLDPSHLWWQGIDPVAAIKILGKKNAIHHFHAKDTYIDQDNVNMYGLTDMQPYGEIQTRAWNFRSVGLGHSIHEWSNIISALRTYGYDYVVSIEHEDPIMSINEGFATAVRNLQSVLIREQPGNMWWV
- a CDS encoding MerR family transcriptional regulator is translated as MYRTKEMAQLVGVHPNTVRIYEDWGYISPVPRKENGYRIYSEVHLLQMKIARLLFTCEIVQGDMRNRARQIVYASGKEDFQGALQLTIQYITHLEMEYHHAVKAADVVEKWLRKESVQGNQTYSRKEVAKLLSVTPEALRNWERNGLISVPRLENGFRVYGEKEVEQLRVIRSLRQAHYSLNAILRLFSTIKPPGSAVIEILDTPSESEDIVSVTDQLITSLTLAITYADDAKKILVGYLKMNKTTAK
- a CDS encoding Gfo/Idh/MocA family protein; this translates as MDKVKVGIVGCGNISDIYFTNCKELDVLEVAACADLDLEKAHQAAAKHQVEHVYTVQEMLDSKDIELIINLTPPAAHVSLCLEALHAGKHVYVEKPIAIKVEDGKRILELAKEKGLLVGSAPDTFLGGGIQMCRKLIDDGWIGRPVAANAFMMGHGPEAWHPNPNFFYQEGGGPLFDMGPYYLTTLIYLLGPVKRVTASASISVSERTIKSKPLYGKKIQVHTPTHISGVLDFKEGTVATLITSFDVWGSQVPRMEIHGTEGTLSVPDPNTFGGPILLKRPGANTWEEIPILFQFTENSRGIGVGNMALAIRKNDEHRANGELALHVLEIMHGLLMASETNSHYFLESTCQKPTLVPQKDFLIK
- a CDS encoding Gfo/Idh/MocA family protein: MGKLKVGIIGCGSIAQKRHLIEYEANNQVEIAAVCDINEQRAYEVANEYKAKAYFDYKELLTNEDLDAISVCLPNYLHAEVTIASLNSGKHVLCEKPMATSKEEAEAMILAAEENGKKLMIAHNQRFVASHQRAKKLIEAGEIGKVYSFRTTFGHGGPEGWSIDGKGSWFFRKDEAFIGAMGDLGVHKSDLIRYILGKEVLEVGAMVETNAKEDTTVDDNAVCILKMEGGIIGTLTASWAYSPVADNSTVIYGEKGIIRLEDDPNYSLILQYQNGETVNYELAKIQSNEAGGQTTTHVIDQFVDAIKNNTSPPVPGEEGYKSLKVILAALESKKTKTIVQL